A region from the Rosa rugosa chromosome 6, drRosRugo1.1, whole genome shotgun sequence genome encodes:
- the LOC133715156 gene encoding ribulose-1,5 bisphosphate carboxylase/oxygenase large subunit N-methyltransferase, chloroplastic, with the protein MLLVARQFSHRWWRRRRPHIGLSHTPLTNLNFHSESDDFLPWLERKSGTEISSALSIGKCTLGTALFASKSIRAGDCILKVPYSVQLAPDNLAPELRALLGDRVGDVAKVAIVILLEQKMGQDSEWAPYISRIPRPEEMHSTIFWSEDELEMIRQSSLYQETINQRSLVEKEFLAARRALEHFPEMFQSISCKDFMHAYALVTSRAWGSRKGYSLIPFAGFLNHDGTSESVVLSDDDKHFSEVIADRNYAQGEQVLIRYGKFSNATLLLDFGFTLPYNIHDQVQIQVNIPHHDILRDLKLELLKRHHRPINNDVNGFNSSVDCFTIKEVKSGSGKGKGIPQSLRAFARVLCCTSCEELGDLVNEAVEHDGRLARRPLTNRSREIEAHQMLMEKLTQLAEDCDASFKSLGPVSSPVTCERPSLRKQMACDLLNGELRILKSACAWLKDYCTTLTATDCH; encoded by the exons ATGCTACTGGTAGCTCGACAATTCAGCCATCGCTGGTggcgccgccgccgtccacaCATCGGCCTCTCCCACACTCCACTCACCAACCTCAACTTCCATTCCGAATCCGACGACTTCTTGCCGTGGCTGGAGCGCAAGTCCGGCACCGAAATCTCTTCCGCTCTTTCGATAGGGAAATGCACTCTCGGAACGGCTCTCTTTGCTTCCAAGAGCATAAGAGCCGGAGACTGCATATTGAAAGTTCCGTACAGCGTG CAACTAGCTCCGGATAATCTTGCTCCGGAATTGAGAGCTTTGTTAGGTGATCGAGTCGGTGATGTTGCGAAGGTCGCCATTGTCATTTTGCTCGAGCAGAAAATGGGCCAG GACTCTGAATGGGCTCCTTACATCAGCCGGATTCCTCGCCCCGAGGAGATGCATAGCACA ATATTTTGGAGCGAAGATGAGTTGGAGATGATTCGTCAAAGCTCTCTGTATCAGGAGACAATTAATCAAAGATCCCTTGTTGAAAAGGAATTTTTGGCAGCTAGGAGA GCTCTTGAGCACTTTCCTGAGATGTTCCAAAGTATCAGCTGTAAGGATTTCATGCATGCATATGCTTTAG TTACTTCTCGAGCATGGGGAAGCAGAAAGGGTTATTCCCTG ATTCCATTTGCAGGTTTTTTGAACCATGATGGGACTTCAGAATCAGTTGTGCTGAGTGATGATGACAAACATTTCTCAGAG GTGATTGCTGATCGTAATTATGCTCAAGGTGAACAG GTGCTGATAAGATATGGCAAATTTTCAAACGCTACCCTGCTGTTGGACTTTGGGTTTACACTTCCATACAACATTCACGACCAG GTCCAGATCCAGGTAAACATACCTCATCATGATATTCTTCGTGATTTGAAGTTGGAACTTTTGAAGAGACATCATAGACCAATCAACAATGACGTCAATGGTTTCAACTCTTCAGTGGATTGTTTCACAATCAA GGAAGTGAAATCTGGTAGTGGAAAGGGGAAAGGAATTCCACAGTCACTTCGTGCATTTGCTCGTGTCCTGTGTTGTACCTCTTGTGAAG AACTTGGTGACCTGGTCAATGAAGCAGTGGAACATGATGGTCGATTGGCTCGGCGTCCTTTAACAAATAGAAGCAGAGAGATTGAAGCACATCAGATGCTGATGGAAAAATTAACCCAATTAGCTGAGGATTGTGATGCATCTTTTAAG TCTCTGGGACCCGTAAGTTCTCCTGTTACGTGTGAAAGGCCCTCTCTCCGGAAGCAAATGGCTTGCGATCTCCTTAATGGAGAGCTTCGCATCCTTAAATCCGCGTGCGCATGGCTTAAAGACTACTGCACTACCTTGACTGCAACAGACTGCCATTGA
- the LOC133714121 gene encoding SAC3 family protein A translates to MMMNQGGNAQTIAAVDPNSLENRHVVNGNQGQTSSYFPSTTGSEASAWPTHRVENSSTENGIHSHSAYQYNQHTQPPASSSSSLGTVNAPQDYSTYASYPNPADPYGYGSAGYQGYYNNYQQQPNQSYSQPVGAYQNTGAPYQPISSFQNTGSYAGSASYSSTYYNPADYQTAGGYASSGYTNQTNQTTAWNGGNYANYTSQQYAPYTPETPGVYSSATATSTPQNYQQHYKQWADYYNQTEVSCAPGTENLSVTSTQNVGCPVPGVTTGYQTSNSQPPPSYTPAWRPESSSSELPSVQSGAVVGGAHDAYWNHVAPTSQSQIQHISPIQAQFQKPLDQKPSYDSFQDQQKTATSQASSIQYPASQQLPYVSHSYQTPSQAVPSIDTQRVNKLQIPTNPRITSNMTLGLRKTDKDINTTSPAGKPAYISVSLPKPVEKVPSSASADSLLKTGMFPKSLRGYVERALARCKDDSQMAACQVVMKEIITKATADSTLYTRDWDTEPLFPLPNEDATNKELNSSDLVSSLAKFKRSPSRRSKSRWEPLPEEKSEKSVERPASLNSGGLNYAAWGHVNDKERKPLLWSAGSKNDNMSSAKFPSLEQKSASKITQKPFKRQRLSDWVGATENGDASSDSDAEQGLAAYYAGAIALADSPEERKRREHRSKRFEKVQGHRGQNNHFKPKNAGAGNLYNRRANALVLSKNFEDGASRAVEDIDWDSLTVKGTCQEIEKRYLRLTSAPDPATVRPEDVLEKALLMVQNSQKNYLYKCDQLKSIRQDLTVQRIRNQLTVKVYETHARLALEVGDLPEYNQCQSQLKSLYADGIEGCHMEFSAYNLLCVILHSNNNRDLLSSMASLSDETKKHEAVKHALAVRAAVTSGNYVMFFRLYKTAPNLSTCLMDLYVEKMRFKAVSCMCRSYRPTIPVSYVAQILGFTPTNEESGEKDSEGLEECIEWLKLHGACLAADNNGEMQLDAKSTSSSLYMPETDAVSHGDANLAVNDFFTRTPS, encoded by the exons ATGATGATGAATCAAGGAGGCAATGCTCAGACCATTGCTGCTGTCGACCCCAATTCGCTTGAG AATCGCCATGTAGTTAATGGGAACCAAGGACAGACGTCGTCATATTTTCCGTCAACAACTGGGTCGGAAGCGTCGGCATGGCCAACTCATCGGGTGGAGAATAGCTCCACGGAAAATGGGATTCATTCTCATTCGGCTTATCAATATAATCAGCATACACAGCCACCTGCCAGTAGCTCGTCCAGTTTGGGAACAGTGAATGCACCACAAGATTACAGTACCTATGCGTCATACCCAAATCCTGCTGATCCATATGGTTATGGAAGTGCGGGATACCAAGGTTACTATAACAACTATCAGCAGCAACCCAACCAGTCCTACTCACAACCCGTAGGAGCATATCAAAATACAGGTGCTCCTTATCAGCCTATTTCCTCATTTCAGAATACAGGGTCTTATGCTGGGTCTGCAAGTTATTCAAGCACTTACTACAATCCTGCTGATTATCAGACTGCTGGAGGCTACGCAAGTAGCGGTTACACTAATCAGACTAATCAGACCACTGCTTGGAATGGTGGAAATTATGCAAACTATACCTCTCAACAATATGCACCCTACACTCCAGAAACTCCTGGTGTGtatagttctgctactgcaacTTCAACCCCACAAAATTATCAGCAGCATTATAAGCAATGGGCAGATTATTACAATCAAACAGAAGTCAGTTGTGCTCCTGGGACTGAGAACTTATCTGTTACTAGTACACAGAATGTAGGATGTCCCGTTCCAGGTGTTACCACTGGGTATCAAACCTCAAACAGCCAGCCACCACCTTCATACACTCCTGCATGGAGGCCAGAATCTAGTTCATCTGAATTACCATCGGTGCAG TCTGGTGCTGTAGTTGGTGGTGCTCATGATGCTTACTGGAATCATGTGGCTCCTACTTCGCAATCTCAAATTCAACATATTTCTCCTATTCAAGCACAATTTCAAAAGCCTTTGGATCAAAAACCTTCTTATGATAGCTTTCAGGACCAACAAAAAACTGCAACTTCTCAAGCATCAAGCATTCAGTATCCTGCTTCTCAGCAGCTGCCATATGTGTCTCATAGTTACCAAACACCTTCACAAGCTGTTCCATCTATAGATACACAAAGAGTAAACAAACTGCAGATTCCAACGAACCCTAGAATCACTTCAAATATGACTTTGGGTTTACGAAAAACTGACAAGGATATAAATACAACCAGTCCAGCAGGAAAACCTGCTTACATCAGTGTTTCACTGCCAAAACCGGTTGAGAAGGTGCCATCCAGTGCTAGTGCTGATTCTCTGCTTAAG ACTGGTATGTTCCCTAAGTCACTGCGTGGTTATGTTGAAAGGGCTTTGGCTCGCTGTAAAGATGATAGCCAGATGGCTGCCTGTCAGGTTGTCATGAAGGAG ATCATCACCAAGGCAACAGCTGATAGCACACTTTACACACGAGACTGGGATACTGAGCCTCTTTTCCCCCTCCCAAATGAAGATGCTACAAATAAAGA GTTAAATTCTTCAGACCTTGTTTCATCATTGGCAAAGTTTAAAAGAAGTCCAAGTAGGCGATCCAAGAGTAGATGGGAACCTTTACCAGAGGAGAAGTCAGAGAAGTCCGTTGAAAGGCCAGCCTCTTTAAATAGCGGTGGTCTAAACTATGCTGCTTGGGGACATGTCAATGATAAGGAGAGAAAG CCATTGTTGTGGAGTGCTGGGAGTAAGAATGATAATATGAGTAGTGCAAAGTTTCCTTCACTGGAGCAGAAAAGTGCAAGTAAGATAACCCAAAAGCCGTTTAAGAGGCAGCGCCTTTCTGATTGGGTAGGTGCTACTGAGAATGGTGATGCATCTAGTGATAGTGATGCAGAACAAGGTTTAGCAGCCTACTACGCGGGAGCAATTGCCCTTGCAGATTCACCAGAGGAAAGAAAGAGACGTGAACATCGCTCTAAGCGTTTTGAAAAAGTGCAAGGACATCGAGGACAAAATAATCACTTCAAACCTAAAAATGCTGGTGCTGGGAACTTGTATAATAGAAGAGCTAATGCCTTGGTGCTCAGCAAAAATTTTGAAGATGGCGCTAGCAGGGCTGTTGAAGACATTGACTGGGATTCTCTTACTGTCAAGGGGACCTGCCAAGAAATTGAGAAACGTTATTTGCGCCTCACTTCTGCACCTGATCCTGCCACT GTTAGGCCAGAGGATGTTCTTGAAAAAGCTTTGCTTATGGTACAAAATTCTCAGAAGAATTACCTATATAAATGCGATCAGCTGAAGTCCATTCGCCAGGATTTGACTGTGCAACGAATTCGAAATCAGCTAACAGTAAAG GTGTATGAAACTCATGCTCGGTTAGCATTGGAAGTTGGAGACCTGCCAGAATATAATCAG TGCCAGTCACAGTTGAAGTCGCTCTATGCTGATGGTATTGAGGGATGTCATATGGAGTTTTCTGCGTACAACTTGCTTTGTGTTATCCTGCACTCAAATAATAACAGAGATCTGTTATCATCAATGGCAAG CTTGTCAGATGAAACAAAAAAGCATGAGGCTGTCAAACATGCCCTTGCAGTTCGAGCTGCTGTCACTTCGGGAAATTATGTCATGTTCTTCAGGCTCTACAAGACAGCTCCCAACTTAAGCACCTGCCTTATGG ATCTTTATGTTGAAAAGATGCGGTTTAAGGCAGTGAGCTGCATGTGCCGATCATATCGGCCCACAATACCTGTTTCATATGTTGCTCAAATTCTGGGGTTTACACCCACAAATGAGGAAAGTGGGGAGAAGGATTCAGAGGGATTGGAGGAATGCATTGAATGGTTGAAACTACATGGTGCATGCCTTGCTGCAGATAACAATGGGGAAATGCAGCTTGATGCAAAG TCTACTTCTTCTAGTCTTTATATGCCAGAGACTGATGCTGTGTCCCATGGAGATGCCAATCTCGCTGTTAATGATTTTTTTACACGGACACCTTCATAG
- the LOC133715383 gene encoding uncharacterized protein LOC133715383, with protein sequence MPLSGNEETGVKPVTWKSSDYIAGVPIKKRRFPMMRPPSPPPEEPSFPPSKMDSVQKEQSSQSQGSTISHASVATSSGISDATKASGSDDRRGSSDVKNVNMVQGNDNTVRVKVEQPSLRDHLGSSDDLQRKGKFVMADNPAPQMTLGRNELNLRPTEAPVSSLSKDIMHSKHRAEMKCKEEMPAIAEGTELSLALKERLFPSLTGQKSDSGVSHPSQDKSEPISLNLSLSKEKISVQCKGKDRDLKVHGAQLQACRANWDLNTPMDAWGDSVNDAPVSVDRISAKGGGHAVSSIGMVEGGVSSERQSNVESHKRTNLTMLSKLDSQQYKPNDSLLLRLSSSCSLPNLCQTPSSSIAFELDRRTSAVNLPRVAGPTSNLNLGNHITVKPEPFDERVKQEPSSMGPLNIRAGKHGVVERSTVGAVHSSNVSTQKFVDPRSIKSEPALELNQEMSKSTKGKSVQLDKHVINGPDDRPFDMKLPVAAEISRPAGKPSCLTESTGQPSCSTELTVTQDVINHSGDSNGRLPHEACQSNEKVAISLGHDSKVNNMRTKDDNVDSQSCKLKLMIDQPLDSRGSGGTSDEEKINISTDMLEDSYGTDYESDGNHAIDTAIETKEGGKDDDYEDGEVRDLLLDTAVQDELISESREVENANHDDFDNGRTECVGPVDIVHHTSFHVEAKDNKTDNLAGTSNNDHEESADIDLNIESDKGCDNDVCLQEASFVEKLTCSEGMKGSISTVTIEPLNDQSGKRDSQKCQDAELSSEQVTIGSQGTAVASAQDTELNVNKTEPVLTSDSTLSKTSGSGDNATKDTSNGGQRSRIITLPRSLNGSPTRSRSIPDQPFPSRAGREILPAVTPDDNKLHPRGRGETYVDDTYRFPRERYQDQSWRNSVNFRRGRGRMNNRGDWSSDRYFAAERYYNQTKYRVPRHKYVNVVSDADLEYNNYNMASDGAFVGRGGRKLSNDGPINHRIPSRRRSPVGGPIIHVPRRNPRNFSPSRCIGEDTSDLVGMRHNEKLMRGFPDDSVDPMFNRTQPSYEGDGQFGRGRGNRTFSFVQQRGIRVRSKSPIRTRTRSPVPWSSPRRRSPDGFGGPGELSHRTPNYRMERFRSPDGASFTGEMVVRRNPPNDLRDMDTVRDHGHQRSGIHRSPSSRVLLRNRRFDVIDPRERADNNEFFAGGGPMHSGRLHELGGDGNADERRRFGERRGPVRTFRPPYNSADGETFHVNTEDGPRPFRFCPDGETEFQERGNLRERDFDRRIKNRPGNAPRRMRSIEDQEGNFRSDGQPWNDGGFDDISRAKRKRF encoded by the exons ATGCCGCTATCAGGAAATGAAGAG ACTGGGGTTAAACCCGTTACCTGGAAATCTAGTGATTATATTGCAGGTGTTCCTATCAAGAAAAGGAGGTTCCCAATGATGAGACCTCCTTCACCCCCACCTGAAGAACCATCTTTTCCCCCATCAAAAATGGATTCAGTACAGAAGGAACAATCTAGCCAATCTCAGGGGTCGACTATTTCACATGCTAGTGTTGCAACTAGTTCCGGAATTTCTGATGCAACCAAAGCTTCTGGGTCTGATGATAGAAGAGGAAGCTCTGATGTTAAAAATGTTAATATGGTCCAAGGGAATGATAATACCGTTAGAGTCAAAGTTGAACAGCCTAGCCTTAGAGATCATTTGGGTTCTTCAGATGACTTGCAGAGGAAAGGGAAGTTTGTGATGGCTGATAACCCTGCACCCCAGATGACTTTAGGGAGAAATGAGTTGAATTTGAGACCAACTGAAGCTCCTGTATCTAGTTTAAGTAAGGATATTATGCATAGCAAACACAGAGCGGAAATGAAATGTAAAGAAGAGATGCCTGCTATTGCTGAGGGTACTGAATTATCATTAGCTTTGAAGGAACGTCTTTTTCCATCTTTGACAGGCCAAAAGAGTGATAGTGGTGTGAGTCACCCTAGTCAGGATAAGTCAGAACCTATTTCCCTGAATTTGTCTTTAAGTAAAGAGAAAATCAGTGTTCAATGCAAAGGTAAGGACAGAGATTTGAAAGTCCATGGTGCTCAGTTGCAAGCATGTAGAGCAAACTGGGATTTGAATACACCAATGGATGCATGGGGAGATTCTGTTAATGATGCTCCAGTCTCTGTTGATCGGATCAGTGCAAAAGGTGGGGGACATGCTGTTAGCTCAATTGGGATGGTTGAAGGTGGTGTTAGCTCAGAAAGACAGAGTAATGTTGAGAGTCACAAAAGAACTAATTTGACCATGTTGTCCAAACTAGATAGCCAGCAATATAAGCCCAATGATTCTCTTCTTTTACGCCTTAGTTCTTCTTGCTCACTGCCAAACCTGTGTCAAACACCTAGTTCATCCATTGCATTTGAGTTGGATAGGAGGACTTCTGCTGTAAACTTGCCTAGGGTGGCAGGGCCAACTAGCAATCTGAACTTGGGTAATCATATAACCGTGAAACCAGAGCCATTTGATGAGAGAGTCAAACAGGAACCCAGTAGTATGGGACCATTAAATATCAGAGCAGGGAAGCATGGAGTAGTTGAGCGTTCCACTGTTGGAGCTGTTCACTCCTCAAATGTTAGCACCCAAAAATTTGTTGATCCTAGATCCATAAAATCTGAACCAGCTCTTGAGCTTAATCAAGAGATGAGCAAGTCTACCAAAGGGAAATCAGTCCAACTGGACAAACATGTGATAAATGGTCCAGATGATCGTCCTTTTGACATGAAATTGCCTGTTGCTGCAGAGATATCTCGCCCTGCTGGAAAGCCTTCTTGTTTGACAGAGTCGACTGGGCAGCCTTCTTGTTCAACAGAGTTGACTGTGACTCAGGATGTGATAAACCATTCAGGAGACTCTAATGGAAGGCTGCCTCATGAAGCTTGTCAAAGCAATGAGAAAGTTGCTATATCCCTGGGCCATGATAGTAAGGTAAACAACATGCGAACTAAAGATGACAATGTTGATAGTCAGAGTTgtaaattgaaattgatgattGATCAACCCCTTGATTCTCGTGGAAGTGGTGGAACCAGTGATGAGGAAAAGATAAATATATCAACAGATATGCTGGAAGATTCTTATGGTACTGATTATGAATCAGATGGTAATCATGCTATAGATACAGCTATTGAGACTAAAGAAGGTGGTAAAGATGATGACTATGAAGATGGCGAGGTCAGAGATTTACTTCTGGATACAGCAGTCCAGGATGAGCTCATAAGTGAGTCAAGAGAAGTGGAAAATGCCAACCATGATGATTTTGATAATGGAAGGACAGAGTGTGTGGGACCTGTTGATATTGTTCATCATACTTCATTCCATGTTGAGGCAAAAGACAACAAAACAGACAATCTTGCTGGAACAAGTAACAATGATCATGAAGAATCTGCTGATATAGATCTTAATATTGAATCTGACAAGGGCTGTGATAATGATGTGTGCTTGCAAGAAGCATCGTTTGTTGAAAAGCTAACGTGCTCTGAGGGCATGAAAGGGTCCATCAGCACTGTGACAATAGAACCACTCAATGATCAATCTGGGAAGAGAGATTCCCAGAAGTGTCAGGATGCAGAGTTATCCTCGGAGCAAGTCACTATAGGAAGCCAAGGAACTGCAGTAGCTAGTGCTCAGGATACTGAGCTGAATGTTAATAAAACTGAACCTGTACTGACGAGTGATTCAACTTTGTCCAAAACTTCTGGTAGTGGTGATAATGCGACTAAGGATACCAGTAATGGAGGACAGCGGAGCCGGATTATAACTTTGCCTCGATCTTTAAATGGGTCTCCTACTAGATCAAGATCAATTCCAGACCAGCCATTTCCATCAAGAGCTGGAAGAGAAATTTTACCTGCTGTAACACCAGACGACAATAAACTACATCCTCGAGGGAG AGGTGAAACGTATGTTGACGATACCTACAGATTTCCAAGGGAGCGGTACCAAGATCAGTCATGGAGGAATTCAGTGAATTTTAGACGTGGTAGGGGGAGGATGAATAACCGTGGGGATTGGAGTTCTGATCGTTACTTTGCAGCGGAGCGTTATTATAATCAAACAAAGTACCGTGTTCCAAGACATAAATATGTAAATGTCGTTTCTGACGCTGACCTCGaatataataattataatatGGCTTCAGATGGTGCATTTGTTGGCCGTGGAGGGAGGAAGCTTTCAAATGATGGACCAATTAACCACCGTATACCCTCCAGGAGACGGTCTCCTGTTGGGGGACCTATAATTCATGTGCCTCGCAGAAATCCCAGAAATTTTAGCCCAAGTAGATGCATTGGTGAAGATACTTCAGATTTGGTTGGCATGAGGCATAATGAGAAGCTTATGAGAGGTTTTCCTGATGATTCTGTAGATCCCATGTTCAATCGTACCCAACCTTCATATGAGGGAGATGGTCAGTTTGGACGAGGGCGAGGAAATAGGACCTTTTCTTTTGTTCAGCAAAGAGGTATTCGAGTTCGTTCAAAGTCTCCAATAAGGACCAGAACTCGTTCTCCTGTGCCATGGTCATCTCCTAGAAGAAGATCCCCTGATGGATTTGGTGGGCCTGGAGAATTGAGCCATCGAACACCAAATTACAGGATGGAGAGATTTAGATCCCCTGATGGGGCATCTTTTACCGGAGAAATGGTGGTCAGAAGAAATCCGCCAAATGATTTGAGGGATATGGATACTGTAAGAGACCATGGTCATCAAAGGTCTGGCATTCATAGGAGTCCTTCTTCCCGTGTTTTACTTAGAAACAGGAGATTTGATGTCATAGATCCTCGAGAAAGGGCGGACAATAATGAGTTCTTTGCGGGTGGGGGGCCTATGCATTCTGGTCGGTTGCATGAGCTTGGTGGGGATGGAAATGCTGATGAGAGGAGAAGGTTTGGTGAGAGACGGGGACCTGTCCGTACATTTAGGCCTCCTTATAACAGTGCTGATGGTGAGACATTTCATGTTAACACAGAGGATGGCCCTAGGCCTTTCCGGTTCTGCCCAGATGGTGAAACTGAGTTTCAAGAAAGAGgcaatttgagagagagagattttgacAGAAGGATAAAGAACAGGCCAGGAAATGCACCTAGAAGAATGAGAAGCATTGAAGATCAGGAAGGAAATTTCAGGAGTGATGGACAGCCATGGAATGATGGTGGTTTTGATGATATCTCACGGGCGAAGAGAAAAAGGTTCTGA
- the LOC133717598 gene encoding histone H4, whose product MSGRGKGGKGLGKGGAKRHRKVLRDNIQGITKPAIRRLARRGGVKRISGLIYEETRGVLKIFLENVIRDAVTYTEHARRKTVTAMDVVYALKRQGRTLYGFGG is encoded by the coding sequence ATGTCTGGGCGTGGCAAGGGAGGCAAGGGATTGGGAAAGGGAGGAGCAAAACGACACCGTAAGGTCCTCCGCGACAACATCCAGGGGATCACCAAGCCGGCCATTCGTCGTTTGGCTCGCAGAGGAGGTGTGAAGCGTATCAGTGGTTTGATTTATGAGGAGACACGAGGTGTGCTCAAGATATTTCTCGAGAATGTGATCAGAGACGCCGTGACTTACACTGAGCATGCTCGCCGCAAGACTGTGACCGCCATGGATGTGGTCTATGCGCTCAAGAGGCAGGGCAGGACTCTCTATGGGTTCGGTGGCTAG